A region from the Alnus glutinosa chromosome 5, dhAlnGlut1.1, whole genome shotgun sequence genome encodes:
- the LOC133868614 gene encoding uncharacterized protein LOC133868614: MAKTAPSPSTSRVLIILLLLLSTAPKPSHSLSYLHHGTLVSLSHSVMTQVANLRDSRGDISGTHRARLIAQHLERGLGLGFLGFTPSAGWDYLKNYAWRYVNYEDLSGAISGAKMLLSSLGELTRMGSHAERAAWIGRNYKNLLGISNSLFQRLLKGALMEAVQREVAEGGLLRDCLELGANDLKGFLPRLGFTILFHLRR; the protein is encoded by the exons ATGGCCAAAACCGCACCATCACCCTCAACCTCTCGCGTCCTCatcatcctcctcctcctcctgagCACCGCACCGAAGCCCTCCCACTCCCTCTCCTACTTACATCACGGAACCCTGGTCTCCCTCTCCCACTCGGTCATGACGCAGGTGGCCAACCTCCGCGACTCCCGGGGCGACATCTCGGGCACGCACCGGGCCAGGCTCATCGCCCAACACCTCGAGCGCGGCCTCGGCCTGGGCTTCTTGGGGTTCACACCGTCCGCTGGCTGGGACTACCTCAAGAACTACGCGTGGAGGTACGTGAACTACGAAGATCTGAGCGGCGCCATTTCGGGCGCGAAAATGCTGCTGAGTTCTCTGGGCGAGTTGACCCGCATGGGCTCGCACGCCGAGAGGGCCGCATGGATCGGacgaaattacaaaaatttgcTCGGAATCTCAAATTCGCTCTTCCAACGGCTTCTCAAA GGTGCACTGATGGAGGCGGTGCAAAGAGAGGTGGCGGAGGGTGGGTTACTGAGGGACTGCCTTGAATTGGGGGCGAATGACTTGAAGGGATTTCTTCCGAGACTTGGCTTTACAATTCTATTCCACCTCAGGCGATGA
- the LOC133869216 gene encoding uncharacterized protein LOC133869216 translates to MGASEAIVFEKFSVKHSWKRPEATCGMRSCGLSHNSMTSVSDGGKKLDLEYLKEKSSVPRSRKREAPKLMEYQRVKRQRIDHSLSSQSSTILKLQTTHPAGWVSNQPVLVSHMNNADPDSNGAASGLDNENTCLGSQHTAPATDVATLQGCPVYDVHPSPKKALRAAMMKSRFSETILKAQKKTLFDHGNKVDPLKMQREKKRFESIQLQGQEFTK, encoded by the exons ATGGGTGCAAGTGAAGCCATAGTATTTGAGAAGTTCTCGGTCAAACACTCCTGGAAACGACCAGAAGCCACTTGTGGTATGCGATCATGTGGGCTGTCGCACAATTCTATGACCAGTGTGTCTGATGGTGGAAAGAAGCTAGATTTGgagtatttaaaagaaaaatcctcTGTGCCAAGGTCTCGCAAGCGTGAGGCTCCGAAGTTGATGGAGTACCAAAGGGTGAAGAGGCAAAGGATTGATCATAGTTTGTCTTCGCAGAGCTCCACCATTTTGAAACTACAGACGACTCATCCAGCTGGTTGGGTTTCCAACCAACCTGTGTTAGTATCCCATATGAACAATGCAGATCCAGATTCTAATG GGGCTGCAAGTGGTTTGGACAATGAAAACACATGCCTTGGTTCTCAACACACAGCTCCTGCCACAGATGTTGCTACTCTCCAAGGATGTCCAGTTTATGATGTACATCCGTCACCAAAGAAGGCTCTCCGTGCGGCAATGATGAAGAGCAGGTTTTCAGAAACTATTCTGAAAGCGCAAAAGAAGACACTTTTTGACCAT GGTAATAAAGTAGATCCTTTGAAGATGCAGcgggaaaagaaaagatttgaaAGTATACAGCTTCAAG GTCAAGAATTTACAAAGTAa